Below is a genomic region from Pseudomonadota bacterium.
GCCTGGCGGAAGCGCAGAGGAGGCTGGCTCGTCGCCCGCTCTCGGCGAGCAGGCGGCACTGAGCAGGATCAGCAGGCAGGTGCAAAGAGCGCCTAGGAAACTGGAGTTGGGGCGTTGCGAGGGCACTTGGGGGACGGCTCCGATTGCTGCGAGGGCGACATGCTTGAGGCGCCGGCGCGGCTATTCTAGCGGCGACCGTGCGCGGAGGGCAGTGCCCGGTATATGCTCGCCCTTCCCAATCGGTGCCAGTGGCCGAGGCGCGCCGGCGCCGACGGACAGGCGAGCCAAGCAGCCCCAAGGAGCAACGATGATCGAAGAAGGCAAAGCCCCACCCATGTTTACCCTGCGCGACACCGACGGCAATAAGGTGGCGCTGAAGGACCTAAAGGGCCAGCACGTGGTCGTGTACTTCTACCCGAAGGACGACACCCCGGGCTGCACCAAGGAGGCGTGCGGCTTTCGCGACCTCTGGGGGGACATCGAGGCCACCGGCGCCACCGTGCTCGGCATCTCACCGGACGACGGCGACTCCCACCGCAAATTCGTCGACAAGTACGACCTGCCCTTCACTCTCTTGAGCGATCCCGACCGTAAGGTCATGGAGAAGTACGGCGCCTGGGGGGAGAAGAATATGTACGGCAAGAAGACGGTGGGCGTCATTCGCTCCACGGTGCTGATCGGGCCCGACGGCAAGGTGCTTAGGCACTGGAAGCGCGTGCCCAAGGCGGCCGATCATCCGGCCAAAGTGCTCGAAGTACTCCAGGCGCTATAGCGCTCGCGCTGCTCGGGGGGATGCCGATGAGTCAGTTGCATCATCCCGAGGTGCGTGAACAGGTGTCAGACGAGGAGTGGCAGGCGCGGGTGGAGCTGGCCGCCTGCTACCGCCTGATCGCCCTCAACCGGTGGGACGACCTCGTTTTCACCCATGCCTCCACCCGCGTGCCCGGCACCGAAGACCACTTCCTCATCAACCCCTATGGCCTGCTCTTCGAGGAGGTCAGCGCGAGCAACCTGGTCAAGGTCAACCAGCAGGCGGGGAAAGTGCTGGACTCGCCCTACGCGGTGAACCCCGCCGGATTCATCATCCACTCGGCAATCCACGCCGCTCGCCAGGACATCCACTGCGTCTTGCATACGCACACCACCGCGGGTGTGGCCGTCTCCGCCAACCGTGACGGACTCCTCCCCATCTCCCAGCAAGCCGTGGTGGCCCTCTCCTCCATCGCCTACCACGACTACGAGGGTATTGCCGTCAACGAAAGCGAACGCTCAAGCTTGGTGGCTGATCTTGGCGATAAGACTCATTACATCCTGCGCAACAACGGCCTGCTCACTGTGGGCGCCAGCGTCGCCGACGCGTTCCTCGCCATGTACAACCTACAGAACGCCTGCGCGATTCAGGTGGCGGCCCTCGCGGGTTCGCAGGTAGTGAAGGTGGACCCGCGTATCGTCGACGGCATGCAGACTCAGGCGGAGAAGGTCACGCGCGGCCTGGGTGGCCAGCTTGTGTGGCCGTGCCTGCTGCGCCGACTCGACCGCGAGTTACCGGGCTACGACTGCTGATCGCTGCCTGCGCTCGCGTCGCGCGCCAGAAACTGCCGGTAGGCGGGGTTGTCGCTCTCGTCCCAACGGGGAAAGCCGAGGTCGTCTAGGTGGGTGTGGAAGCGGGCGCGGTCGGCGATCGGCACCTGCAGGGCCGTAAGCACGCGACCATGATCCGAGCCATGATTGCGGTAGTGGAACAAGCTGATATTCCATTCGCCGCCCACCACTTGTAGGAAGCGCATCAGGGCACCGGGCTTCTCTGGGAACTCAAAGCGATAGAGACGCTCGTGCGCCGGTCGCTCCCGGGCCCCGCCGATCATGTGGCGGATGTGCACCTTGGTGAGCTCATCATCACTGAGGTCTTGCACTTGGTACCCGCGCTCGCGCAACCCCGTGAGCACCTGCTCGCGCTCACTCGCGCCCTCGCTAAGTTCCAGCCCCACGAATATGTGGGCCCGCCGGGGGTCCGCGTAGCGGTAGGAGAACTCCGTGACGTTGCGGGTGCCGATAGCGCGGCAGAAGTCGAGGAAACTGCCACGCTGCTCGGGAATCTCTACCGCCACCAGCATCTCCTGCTGCTCACCGATGGACGCGCGCTCTGCTATGTGGCGCAAGCGGTCGAAGTTCATGTTAGCGCCGCAGTTCACTGCCACGAGCTCGCGCCGTCGCAAGCCGTCGCGCTCGACGACCCGCTTCAGGCCCGCGACCGCTAGGGCGCCAGCGGGCTCCACTACGCTGCGCGTGGCCTCGAAGATATCGCGGATGGCCGCACAGATCTGATCCGTGTC
It encodes:
- the bcp gene encoding thioredoxin-dependent thiol peroxidase gives rise to the protein MIEEGKAPPMFTLRDTDGNKVALKDLKGQHVVVYFYPKDDTPGCTKEACGFRDLWGDIEATGATVLGISPDDGDSHRKFVDKYDLPFTLLSDPDRKVMEKYGAWGEKNMYGKKTVGVIRSTVLIGPDGKVLRHWKRVPKAADHPAKVLEVLQAL
- a CDS encoding class II aldolase/adducin family protein, translating into MSQLHHPEVREQVSDEEWQARVELAACYRLIALNRWDDLVFTHASTRVPGTEDHFLINPYGLLFEEVSASNLVKVNQQAGKVLDSPYAVNPAGFIIHSAIHAARQDIHCVLHTHTTAGVAVSANRDGLLPISQQAVVALSSIAYHDYEGIAVNESERSSLVADLGDKTHYILRNNGLLTVGASVADAFLAMYNLQNACAIQVAALAGSQVVKVDPRIVDGMQTQAEKVTRGLGGQLVWPCLLRRLDRELPGYDC
- the ilvA gene encoding threonine ammonia-lyase, biosynthetic; this translates as MIGASDYLKRILTARVYDVADRTPLEPAAELSARLANHVWLKREDLQPVFSFKLRGAYNRIVNLSSEQRSQGVICSSAGNHAQGVALAAQRLDLRAVIVMPVTTPRIKLEAVCRLDGEVVLQGETYDDAYAHARHLAERDGFTFIHPFDDPDVIAGQGTIAMEILGQHPGKIDAIFVPIGGGGLAAGIAIYVKALMPGTRLIGVEPRDAASMQAALAAGAPVTLEHVGIFADGVAVRRVGDETFRLCQAYLDEVVTVDTDQICAAIRDIFEATRSVVEPAGALAVAGLKRVVERDGLRRRELVAVNCGANMNFDRLRHIAERASIGEQQEMLVAVEIPEQRGSFLDFCRAIGTRNVTEFSYRYADPRRAHIFVGLELSEGASEREQVLTGLRERGYQVQDLSDDELTKVHIRHMIGGARERPAHERLYRFEFPEKPGALMRFLQVVGGEWNISLFHYRNHGSDHGRVLTALQVPIADRARFHTHLDDLGFPRWDESDNPAYRQFLARDASAGSDQQS